The DNA region CACCTCGTCGGCGACGGCGGACGCGGAACCGAGTCCGTCCTGCGCGAGTCGTCGCGCGAGCGACTCGGCCTCGCGGCGCGAGCGGACGAACGCCAGCGCCTGTCCGCCGTTGTCGACGGCGTCGGCGACCAAGGCCGCAGTCGCTTCGGTGTCGGCGTCGGCGCTCGGCGGCAGGTCGGTGGAATCGCAGTCGACAGTGAGGTCGGTTCCGTCGTCGAATCTCACCCGCTCCTCGCAGTAGACTCCAGTACGTAAATCGATGGGCCGCCACCGGTTCCGCACGAGTTCGGCGTCCAGCCAATCGGCGATGTCCTCGGGGTTGTCGACGGTGGCCGAGAGCGCGACGATCTGCAGGCCGGGCGCGCGGCGCTGCAGCGTCGCGAGCGTCACCTCCAGCGTCGGGCCGCGCCCCTCCGCGCCCAAGAGGTGGACCTCGTCGACGACGACACAGGCGAGTTTCTCGACCCACGACGCGCCGTTTCGGATGGCCGAATCGACCTTCTCGCTCGTGGCGACGACGACGTCGTAGTCGGCGAGTTCCTCGCCTGGCGAGTCGAAGTCACCCGTCGAGATCCCCGCCTCGACTCCCGGAAGTTCGGCGAACGCCTCGTACTTCTCGCGGGCCAGCGCGCGGAGCGGAACGACGTAGAGCCCGGGGCCGTCGGCGGTGAGCATCGCCAGTTCGGCGATGAACGTCTTTCCCGACGCGGTGGGAATCGCCGCGACGACGCCGCCGCCGTCGCAGACGCCCGCCTCCACCGCGGCCGCCTGCGGGGGATAGAGTTCGTCGATACCCTGCGCTTCGTAGTGGGCGACCAACTCGTCGGACAGCGGCAGGTCCCGAACTCGCATTGTCACTCTCTGTCTCCGGCTTCGGGTAAAAAGGTACGCCGCGGAGCGAGAGTGTGGCGACGCTGACCGACTCTCCCGTCGATAGGCGTTTCTGTCAGCTCGAGAGAAAGACCTAACTACTCAGGATTTGTCGTCGGACTACTGCCCGTCACACACCTCCCGCTGCGCCGCTCCGCGGTGGTCGGCGCAGTTGCGTACGCTGTTGGCTACGCCCTGACGTTCGCTGTGACCGCCGGACGCGCCGGTGCCGTCGCCGCGATCGAGATTAGTGGCAGCAGGTACGATTCCGCTTCGCTCGGGGAGATTATCGGCTCCGGGCTCACCGTCTGGATCACTCCGGCTGGCTGTTCTACAACGCACATCTCGTCCCGACGAGCGTCCCCATCGCCGACGCGGTGAACGGTCTGGGCGGGCTCACGAACCGCTCGCTCCTGGGGACGCTCGGCGGCCCGTTGTACGCGCTGATCATGCTGAATCGAGGGTGAGGAGAGATTACTCTCGAATACCCCTTCTGGGTCGTCTGCACAACTGTCGCCACACTCTCCGGTGCAACGACACTCCTTGGTCCCGCAGTTGCTGCAGCAACTCCCCTGGCGAGACACGGCGAGAGCGACGACCAGTCCGACTTTACCGACCCGTATTCCAGGAGTTGCTCCGATATGAGGGACGATAACAGCCTCCGTTCCCCGTCAGAGTTTTCCACTCTTACGACCAGTAAGGGATAATGACAGACGAGGCTGGGGACGACCTGTCCTCCTCGCAGGAGGAGTCGAGGAAATCAGCCGATACCCGTCACCACCCACAGGATGATCGTGACCTCCAGTTCCGCACCCTTGTCGACGCCGTCGAGGAGTACGCGATTTTCCGCCTTGATCCCGACGGCTACGTCGCGAGCTGGAACTCCGGCGCCGCGCGTATCAAGGGTTACGCTACGGAGGAAATCGTGGGTGAGCATTTCTCAACCTTCTATACTGAGGAAGACCGTGCTACCGGAATCCCCGAAGAGAATCTGGCCGCTGCGGCTGAACAGGGGTCCATCGAGGACGAGGGTTGGCGCGTGCGGAAGGATGAGTCGCAGTTCTGGGCGAACGTCACGATTACGGCCATCCGAAACGATGACGGCGACCTCGAGGGGTTCGCGAAGGTCACGCGCGACATGACCGATCGGAAGCGGGCTCGCGAGGAACATCAACTCCACCTGTCGGTGAGCCAGTCGGTAGCAGAAGCGACGTCGCTCGAAGCTGGAATCCAGGCAGCGCTTACGGAGGTTTGCGAGTGGACCGATTGGGTCGTCGGGCAGGCGTGGGTTCTGACCGACGACACAACTGCCGAACGACTGCCCGCGGCCTACGTCGAAGATTCCGAATACGTACCGTTCGAGGAGTCTTCCCGCGACTTCACCTTCGCTCCTGGAGAGGGTATACCTGGACGGGTCATCGAATCGGGTGAGTCGGTCTGGTTCCCCGATGTTACTGACGTCTCCGAAACCGTCTATCCACGCAAAGCTCTCGCGGCCCTGTTCGGTCTTCAAGCGGGACTGGGCGTCCCCGTAATGGCGGAGGGGGAAGTCGGAGTGGTACTCGAATTCTACATGGCCGAGGAGCGCGACATAGACGACCACCTCGTCGAACTAGTGAGCTCAATCGCAGCCGACCTCGGCGGTCTGGTGGCTCGGAAGCAGATCAAAGACGAACTCGAGCGCGAACGGGAACTGCTCGCGGAGATGATGGAGGCGGCCCCCGTCGGGATTTCAGTCCTTACTGCCGATGGCCAGGCCGAGCAGATGAACGAACGAGCGAGAACCCTTCGCCGCCTTCGCCCGGACGCCGCGAAACTCGATGCTGCTGACCGAGTGTTCTTCGACGAGGACGGAAATCGGGTTCCCGCCGAAGCACGTCCATTCGCGCTCGTCCGCGAGTCCGGTCGACCTGTCTACGACTGGACGGCGCAGATCGAACTCCCCGACGGCAAGCGCAAGTGGGTATCGATCGACGCCGCCCCCATCGAGAACGACGACGGGACGCTCGATCGGATCGTCATCGTCGAAGACGACATCACCGAACTCCGCGGGCAGTACCGCGCGATCACGGAATCGATCACCGACGTGATCGTGACGATTGACGAAGAGAGCGTCATCCAATCGGTGAACCCGGCGGTCTCAGATATCTTCGGATACGATCGGGGCGAACTGATCGGCGAGTCGCTGACCGAACTCATGCCCGAAGAGTACCGCGAACAGCACCACGCGGGCATCGAACGGTATCTGGAAACCGGCGAGCGGGCGCTCGATTGGGATTACGTCGAGTTACCAGGGAGGCACGCAAACGGGGCAGAGATTCCGTTGGCGGTCTCGTTCAGTGAGATCGAGTATCGCGGAGACCGGCATTTCACCGGCGTCATTCGCGACATCTCTGTGCGGAAGGAAGCCGAGCGGAGACTCGAAACCCGAGCCCACCAGCAGGAAGCCATAGCCGAGTTCGGGCAGTTCGCCCTGGAGGCCGACGACCTCGACGAACTGATGCACGAAGCGGCACAGCGAGTTGCGGACGTACTGGACAACGCCTACTGTAAAGTGCTCGACCTCGACCGGGATGAACGTGAGCTTCTGTTACGCCAAGGCGTCGGCTGGCAGGAGGGGATCGTCGGACACGCCACCGTGGCCGCGGACGATAACTCTCAAGCGGGCTACACGCTGCGCTCCGAGAAGCCCGTCCTCGTGGAAGACCTCGACGCTGAGACGCGCTTTTCCGGCCCGGAACTTCTCACCTCCCACGATGTGAAAAGCGGCATCAGCACTATCATCGGGTCAGTCGACGAGCCGTGGGGAATTCTCGGGACCCACGACACCCGGCGCCGGGAGTTCACCGAGGAGGACGTTAACTTCGTTCAGAGCGTCGCAAATATCCTCGCGGACGCGATCGAGCGCCATCGGTATCAGGCGGATCTCGAGCGGGTGATCGAGAACTTAGAGGAGTCTAACGAGCGGTTAGAGCAGTTCGCCTACGCGGTCTCCCACGACCTCCAGGAACCGTTACGGATGGTCTCGAGCTACCTCCAGCTTATCGACCGGCGGTACGCGGATGAGTTGGATGAAGACGCCGAGGAGTTCATCGACTTCGCCATCGACGGCGCCGAGCGCATGCGGGCGATGATCGAGAGTTTACTCGAGTACTCTCGAGTGGAGATGCGCGGGAACCCGCTTAAGCCAGTCAACTTAGATCCCGTCCTCGACGACGTAATCGATGACCTGCAAGTGAAGATCGAGGAGAGCGACGCGGAGATCACCGCCGATTCTCTCCCCCGGGTTAAGGGAGACGCCAGCCAACTCCGCCAAGTGTTCCAGAATCTCGTCGATAACGCCATCGAATACTCGGGCGACGAGCAGCCGCGCGTGCATGTCTCCGCCGAGCGTGACGGCGATTTGCACGTGATCTCGGTCCGCGACGAGGGGATCGGCATCGATCCGACCGCCTCCAATCGAATCTTTGACGTGTTTCAGCGTCTCCACACCCGCGACGAGCATCCGGGAACCGGCATCGGGCTTGCCCTCTGTGAGCGGATTATCGAGCGGCACGGTGGCGAGATTTGGGTCGACTCAGAGCCGGGCGTGGGATCGACGTTCTCGTTCACGCTTCCAGCCGCGAGCCCGCCGGATTCGTGATTTCACCCACTGAGGTTCGTCTGTGTCGGACAGCTACTTCTGCAGCAACACTACGTACGAAGACACGTTCTGGATGCAGCACGGCATAGAAAAGACAGCAATTATGTTCAGGTGAAAAGTACTGAAAATAGATCTGCTTCGAGCGCGCCGCTACAACAACCCGCCGTCGTCCAACCGCTCGACGGCCTCCTGCAGGCGCTCTTTGCTCGCCGCGTAGGAGATGCGCGCGTAGCCGGGCGCGCCGAACGCGCTGCCGGGGACGGTGGCGACGTGGGCCTCCTGAATCGCGTTCTCGCACCACTGCTGGTCGTCGTCGACCGGGAGCATCATGTAAAATGCCCCATCAGGCACCGAGACCTCGACGCCGCGTTCGTCGAACATCTCGACGAGCATGTCGCGGCGCTCCTCGAACGCCTGCACCATCTGGTCGACCGCCGTCTCGGTGTTCGTGATGGCTTCGACGCCCGCGTGCTGGACGAAGTTCACCGCGCAGGAGACCGAGTGGCTGTGGAGTTTGCCCGCTTCCGAAATGAGTTCCTCGGGTGCGTGGAGGTAGCCGAGCCGCCATCCCGTCATCGAGTACGCCTTCGAGAAGCCGTTGATGGTGATGGTTCGGTCCGCCATCCCGTCGAGGGTGGCGAGACTCGTCTGTTCGACGCCGTAGGTGATCTGCTCGTAGATCTCGTCGGAGATGACCGCGAAGTCGTGGTCGACCGCGAGGTCGCGGACGCCTTCGAGCGCCGCGTCGGAGTACACTGCGCCAGTCGGGTTGCTCGGCGAGTTGACGACCAAGAGCTCGGTATCGTCGGAGACGGTCTCGGAGAGTTCGTCGAGCGCCGGTTCGAGTTGGAACCCGTGCGGCGAGAGGTCGACGCGCGAGAGGTCGCCACCCGCGAGTTTCACCATCGCCTCGTAGGAGACCCACGCCGGGTCGAGGAGGACGACCTCGTCACCGTCGTCGACGACGGTCTGTATCGTTTCGTACAGCGCCTGCTTGCCGCCGGGGGTGACGATAATCTCGTCCGAACTCGCGTCGATGCCGTCGCCGCGAAGTTTCTCGGCGACGGCCTCGCGGAGTTCGGTGATGCCGTTCGAGGAGGTGTAGCCGGTGTGTCCCGACGCCATCGCCTCCTGGCCGGCGCGGATCACGTTCTCGGGCGTCGGGAAGTCGGGTTCGCCGACCGAGAGGTCGACGACGTCGACGCCGTCGGCTTCGAGTTCGCCCGCGAGGTTGCTGATGGCGAGCGTCGCGCTCGGTTCGACACGGCCAACACGTTCGGAGAAGTCGAATTCGTAGCTCATGGGAGTTCCTCCAGTAGGTCGAGTGCGGCATCCACCGCGTCGGCTCCTTTGCCGACGCGTTCTCGCGCTTCAGCGCCGCTCATGCCCGGACCGCTGACGCCGAAGGTGACGGGCACGTCGCGGTCGAGGCTCACCTGCGTGAGTCCCTGCGCCGTCGCGTCGGCGATGACCCGGTCGTGGTCGGTGTCGCCGGTGACGATCGCACCGACGACGGCGACAGCGTCGATGTCGTCGCGACGGGCGAGGCGATCCGCCGCCAGCGGGGCGTCGTACGCCCCCGGCACGTGGACCGTTTCGGCGACCGTCGCGCCGCGTGCTTCGGCCGCGTCGCGGGCGATCGCCTCCATCTCCTCGGTAACCGACGAGTTGAACCTCGCCGCCACCAGTCCGAGTGTGACCATACGGGGGAGGTAGAGAGGCCGGCCCAAAGAGCTACCGTTAGCCGCCGCGATTGCGGCGGGTCGGTCGAGGGATGGGAGGAGTTCTGCTCGTGGCAGCAGTATTCTGCTACGCAGGTGAAAACACGAAACGACGAACACCTCGAAAGTCCCCGCCGTCCCTAACCACTATCCCTCGTTCCAAATACAAAACTACTGCCCACGGCGAACACAAGAGTTGTTATCCCCCGTGTGCGAGAGGCGAGGTATGACTAACGACGACGGCGTCGGTGCGACGGCACCGGCGAGCGCCGTCACCCGCCCGGAGTCGGAGACCGCGACGCCGGCCCCCGTCCTGACCGGGGCGCGTACCCTCTATGCGGTCCTGGCCGTCGCCGCTTTCGCCCTCCTCGCGCGGCTCGTCGGCCTCGGGACCCGCATCATGCACTGGGACGAAGGCCGAGTCGGCTACTGGATACTGCGCTACCACGAGAACGGCGAGTTCTTCTACCGACCCATCATCCACGGGCCGTTCCTCCCCGTCGTCAACGACTGGGTGTTCACGTTCATCGGCGTCTCCGACTTCTCCGCGCGCCTCGTCGTCGCCCTCGTCGGCGGTCTCTTCCCGCTGGCGGCGTGGCTGTTCCGCGAACACCTCGACGACACGGAAGTCGTCGCGCTGGCGCTCGTCCTCGCGGCCAACCCCCTCTTGGTCTACTACTCTCGATTCATGCGAAACGACGTGCTCGTCGCCGCGTTCTCCGTGTTCGCGCTCGGCTTCGTCGTCCGCGCCGTCGACACCGGCAAACTGCGGTATCTCTACTTCTCGACCGCGTCGATGGGGCTGGCGTTCACCACGAAGGCGAACGCGCTGCTCTACCTCGTCTGCTACCTCGGGGCGGCCGCGTTAGTGTTCGACCACCGACTCGTCGGTATCGCCGCGCGCGGGGAGTCGGTCTGGAGCTACCTCCGCTCGCGACCGCGGTGGGCGAAACGCGGGTTGCGGAACCGCTGGAAGAACGCCGAGTACGGCGCGGGGGTCCTCGTCGTCAACGTCGTCGGCGCGCTCCTCGTGTTCCTCGCCGTCGTGGCGTTCTTCTACGCGCCGCGCCCGGAGCTCTGGCAGGCGCTCGCCCAGCCGTCGGGACTCCCCGCCGTCCTCGACGAGGCGACCGTCGGCGCGGCCGAGGAGTTCTACGATAGCTGGGGGTCGGGGAGCCATCAAGACCACCCGTATCTCCCGTACCTCTACGGCCTGCTGGAGACGCTCGTCTACGGCGCGGGCGTCACCATCGTCTTCGCCGTCGTCGGCCTCGCCGCCGACGGCTACGGAAGCGGAACGACCGGCCGACGCGGCCGCCGGTGGCTGGTCGCCTTCGGTCTCTACTGGGGCGTCGCCAGCGTCATCGGCTACCCCATCGCCACCGACATCGAGGCACCGTGGGCCGCCGTTCACGTCGTCGTCCCGCTGGCGTTCCCCGCGAGCGTCGGCATCGCCTACCTCTATCGGGAGACGCGCGCCTCCGTCGTCA from Haloprofundus halobius includes:
- a CDS encoding PAS domain S-box protein, yielding MTDEAGDDLSSSQEESRKSADTRHHPQDDRDLQFRTLVDAVEEYAIFRLDPDGYVASWNSGAARIKGYATEEIVGEHFSTFYTEEDRATGIPEENLAAAAEQGSIEDEGWRVRKDESQFWANVTITAIRNDDGDLEGFAKVTRDMTDRKRAREEHQLHLSVSQSVAEATSLEAGIQAALTEVCEWTDWVVGQAWVLTDDTTAERLPAAYVEDSEYVPFEESSRDFTFAPGEGIPGRVIESGESVWFPDVTDVSETVYPRKALAALFGLQAGLGVPVMAEGEVGVVLEFYMAEERDIDDHLVELVSSIAADLGGLVARKQIKDELERERELLAEMMEAAPVGISVLTADGQAEQMNERARTLRRLRPDAAKLDAADRVFFDEDGNRVPAEARPFALVRESGRPVYDWTAQIELPDGKRKWVSIDAAPIENDDGTLDRIVIVEDDITELRGQYRAITESITDVIVTIDEESVIQSVNPAVSDIFGYDRGELIGESLTELMPEEYREQHHAGIERYLETGERALDWDYVELPGRHANGAEIPLAVSFSEIEYRGDRHFTGVIRDISVRKEAERRLETRAHQQEAIAEFGQFALEADDLDELMHEAAQRVADVLDNAYCKVLDLDRDERELLLRQGVGWQEGIVGHATVAADDNSQAGYTLRSEKPVLVEDLDAETRFSGPELLTSHDVKSGISTIIGSVDEPWGILGTHDTRRREFTEEDVNFVQSVANILADAIERHRYQADLERVIENLEESNERLEQFAYAVSHDLQEPLRMVSSYLQLIDRRYADELDEDAEEFIDFAIDGAERMRAMIESLLEYSRVEMRGNPLKPVNLDPVLDDVIDDLQVKIEESDAEITADSLPRVKGDASQLRQVFQNLVDNAIEYSGDEQPRVHVSAERDGDLHVISVRDEGIGIDPTASNRIFDVFQRLHTRDEHPGTGIGLALCERIIERHGGEIWVDSEPGVGSTFSFTLPAASPPDS
- a CDS encoding pyridoxal phosphate-dependent aminotransferase, encoding MSYEFDFSERVGRVEPSATLAISNLAGELEADGVDVVDLSVGEPDFPTPENVIRAGQEAMASGHTGYTSSNGITELREAVAEKLRGDGIDASSDEIIVTPGGKQALYETIQTVVDDGDEVVLLDPAWVSYEAMVKLAGGDLSRVDLSPHGFQLEPALDELSETVSDDTELLVVNSPSNPTGAVYSDAALEGVRDLAVDHDFAVISDEIYEQITYGVEQTSLATLDGMADRTITINGFSKAYSMTGWRLGYLHAPEELISEAGKLHSHSVSCAVNFVQHAGVEAITNTETAVDQMVQAFEERRDMLVEMFDERGVEVSVPDGAFYMMLPVDDDQQWCENAIQEAHVATVPGSAFGAPGYARISYAASKERLQEAVERLDDGGLL
- the ribH gene encoding 6,7-dimethyl-8-ribityllumazine synthase, with the translated sequence MVTLGLVAARFNSSVTEEMEAIARDAAEARGATVAETVHVPGAYDAPLAADRLARRDDIDAVAVVGAIVTGDTDHDRVIADATAQGLTQVSLDRDVPVTFGVSGPGMSGAEARERVGKGADAVDAALDLLEELP
- a CDS encoding flippase activity-associated protein Agl23 translates to MTNDDGVGATAPASAVTRPESETATPAPVLTGARTLYAVLAVAAFALLARLVGLGTRIMHWDEGRVGYWILRYHENGEFFYRPIIHGPFLPVVNDWVFTFIGVSDFSARLVVALVGGLFPLAAWLFREHLDDTEVVALALVLAANPLLVYYSRFMRNDVLVAAFSVFALGFVVRAVDTGKLRYLYFSTASMGLAFTTKANALLYLVCYLGAAALVFDHRLVGIAARGESVWSYLRSRPRWAKRGLRNRWKNAEYGAGVLVVNVVGALLVFLAVVAFFYAPRPELWQALAQPSGLPAVLDEATVGAAEEFYDSWGSGSHQDHPYLPYLYGLLETLVYGAGVTIVFAVVGLAADGYGSGTTGRRGRRWLVAFGLYWGVASVIGYPIATDIEAPWAAVHVVVPLAFPASVGIAYLYRETRASVVTRDTVSVGLAAIVIVAALAGVVGANAAYTNSTSQENEEVLQWAQPDNDLKSTMQDVERVAEANDGVDVLFYGSYHPTTDETLMYVENEESLERMPPGGPDWHGRLPLPWYLERADANVTSTPPSENGTALENPPPVVIAYGWEADHLREQLPGYTEHRHLFRLWSDEVVVFIDESELPEE